A genome region from Vigna unguiculata cultivar IT97K-499-35 unplaced genomic scaffold, ASM411807v1 contig_449, whole genome shotgun sequence includes the following:
- the LOC114171964 gene encoding uncharacterized protein LOC114171964 isoform X3: MLFLPSFFTFMVHLTVHLVEEAKLGGPVHYRYMYPIERELGHLKTFVRNKAKTEGSIAEGYLAEESLTFCSRYIEDIETRFNRPRRVCEKTGDNEPFLSSIFPQGGKPVEGSSNFTLTQMKKLQAHRYVLLNCAIVTPFVDEFRQLIKRSSRGRRPSTTEIETRVFKEFVDWFQRRLFQTVQ, from the exons ATGTTATTCCTACCATCATTCTTCACATTTATGGTTCATTTAACTGTTCATCTGGTGGAGGAAGCAAAACTTGGAGGTCCAGTTCATTATCGATATATGTATCCTATAGAAAG GGAATTAGGTCATTTAAAGACCTTTGTACGAAACAAGGCAAAAACAGAAGGTTCTATAGCTGAGGGATACTTAGCTGAAGAGTCTCTTACCTTTTGTTCTAGATACATTGAAGATATAGAGACAAGGTTCAATAGACCAAGACGTGTTTGTGAAAAAACAGGTGATAATGAGCCTTTTCTGTCATCTATCTTCCCACAAGGTGGGAAGCCAGTAGAAGGTTCCTCGAATTTTACTTTAACTCAGATGAAAAAACTACAAGCCCATCGATATGTGCTTTTAAATTGTGCAATAGTCACACCATTTGTTGA TGAATTTAGACAACTAATAAAAAGAAGTTCAAGGGGAAGGCGACCTTCAACCACTGAGATCGAAACTAGAGTGTTTAAAGAGTTTGTTGATTGGTTTCAAAGGCGG
- the LOC114171964 gene encoding uncharacterized protein LOC114171964 isoform X1, with amino-acid sequence MLFLPSFFTFMVHLTVHLVEEAKLGGPVHYRYMYPIERELGHLKTFVRNKAKTEGSIAEGYLAEESLTFCSRYIEDIETRFNRPRRVCEKTGDNEPFLSSIFPQGGKPVEGSSNFTLTQMKKLQAHRYVLLNCAIVTPFVDEFRQLIKRSSRGRRPSTTEIETRVFKEFVDWFQRRVRKDIYIKNL; translated from the exons ATGTTATTCCTACCATCATTCTTCACATTTATGGTTCATTTAACTGTTCATCTGGTGGAGGAAGCAAAACTTGGAGGTCCAGTTCATTATCGATATATGTATCCTATAGAAAG GGAATTAGGTCATTTAAAGACCTTTGTACGAAACAAGGCAAAAACAGAAGGTTCTATAGCTGAGGGATACTTAGCTGAAGAGTCTCTTACCTTTTGTTCTAGATACATTGAAGATATAGAGACAAGGTTCAATAGACCAAGACGTGTTTGTGAAAAAACAGGTGATAATGAGCCTTTTCTGTCATCTATCTTCCCACAAGGTGGGAAGCCAGTAGAAGGTTCCTCGAATTTTACTTTAACTCAGATGAAAAAACTACAAGCCCATCGATATGTGCTTTTAAATTGTGCAATAGTCACACCATTTGTTGA TGAATTTAGACAACTAATAAAAAGAAGTTCAAGGGGAAGGCGACCTTCAACCACTGAGATCGAAACTAGAGTGTTTAAAGAGTTTGTTGATTGGTTTCAAAGGCGG GTTAGGAAggacatatatataaagaaccTATAA
- the LOC114171964 gene encoding uncharacterized protein LOC114171964 isoform X2 yields the protein MLFLPSFFTFMVHLTVHLVEEAKLGGPVHYRYMYPIERELGHLKTFVRNKAKTEGSIAEGYLAEESLTFCSRYIEDIETRFNRPRRVCEKTGDNEPFLSSIFPQGGKPVEGSSNFTLTQMKKLQAHRYVLLNCAIVTPFVDEFRQLIKRSSRGRRPSTTEIETRVFKEFVDWFQRRQLFQTVQ from the exons ATGTTATTCCTACCATCATTCTTCACATTTATGGTTCATTTAACTGTTCATCTGGTGGAGGAAGCAAAACTTGGAGGTCCAGTTCATTATCGATATATGTATCCTATAGAAAG GGAATTAGGTCATTTAAAGACCTTTGTACGAAACAAGGCAAAAACAGAAGGTTCTATAGCTGAGGGATACTTAGCTGAAGAGTCTCTTACCTTTTGTTCTAGATACATTGAAGATATAGAGACAAGGTTCAATAGACCAAGACGTGTTTGTGAAAAAACAGGTGATAATGAGCCTTTTCTGTCATCTATCTTCCCACAAGGTGGGAAGCCAGTAGAAGGTTCCTCGAATTTTACTTTAACTCAGATGAAAAAACTACAAGCCCATCGATATGTGCTTTTAAATTGTGCAATAGTCACACCATTTGTTGA TGAATTTAGACAACTAATAAAAAGAAGTTCAAGGGGAAGGCGACCTTCAACCACTGAGATCGAAACTAGAGTGTTTAAAGAGTTTGTTGATTGGTTTCAAAGGCGG